The Gallus gallus isolate bGalGal1 chromosome 3, bGalGal1.mat.broiler.GRCg7b, whole genome shotgun sequence genome window below encodes:
- the LOC422051 gene encoding zinc finger protein 160 isoform X1, producing the protein MAVSVEQAMLEGEVNESEVFEILLPVTVFVLSDEEFLQAEERAALVPELREEKQEAAGSCCLSEGGLRPSGDSEGLHIWEEHSGTANQNGSMEDSEEECIPESVRNNSKLSISSGISKDAQSHSSALLTSPRQTELAKMSEVSGRKECNDNDAIPKVPLLSAADSEGRDETMDTSGQLVFPAACRDEELTCVLGVLSDESQEKQPEVHEEMGKALEVKDADSLKNANNEAKSKTNKGSKSEDETPSSVLLPGLKEEEELDSDQFIHRCSISEELQKDVRKREINDSLFAVSATPEEHIYKSLTPISKKRCRQQRIISPRAGPNKIQGQQDDLTWLGNSMNIKPLPKASRSTNKHDKINFNCKFCSSAYKSSALLKRHIYSAHKNKKMHKCSFCKKTFFFSVNLKNHLKVHKMTKMQKERKNRMKARRVRQRTEERKSERKKKESKYEKYFIKIERDFTSLGVPVIFSCRLCFFDSSNPRIFIHHMKAHKERPPYQCPQCDYSSPSLSYMLNHMYWHAGYKLYKCRFCTFFSLYFASMVRHSYMHAGPKPYSCELCQSAFTSIRGLKRHRRSHMSEETCKLNLGNGRKRTQRPSKNYTCDECNVLFHNRGHLNFHKKCHEQLKVSPNGYMNQSNDYLKSKRCKIESDSKGCVPVPLSNKDDSLTGGVCKTLASEIDFVRAGDVQDSKKMCPGRALNKNSHVRNIAPISGSRSEVLDSYKVDTIVYKEDTLQSPETSHSQIQDTKNNAAYYKSKDMWPSSLSVFKLYKCKHCDYATAVHSSFKQHLKIHADKGPFVCRECNKTFKTSNRLQRHRLLHVEDQYQFSHYFYADSHLENLGLHHEMKVGTCPERDFGSSQGFSGVCSMFASEVYGEQTDTKRDKDDLLAQSQPRFYQCAECEYSTYILSNLKLHVRTHTGEKPYSCSVCQKEFRTSSHLKRHQVLHCNTEHLKCRKCDYSTNKWLSLKQHLASHAVNESSFTGSVYEQKPLTVKTYTCEECGYTTVHNGNFKQHLRIHTGEKPFKCGQCGVAFRTSSHLKRHLLTHVKFHCRRCDFSAVDKCAFQKHVKMHKRKKSGSAASVM; encoded by the exons ATGGCGGTGTCGGTGGAGCAGGCGATGTTGGAGGGGGAGGTTAACG AGTCGGAGGTCTTCGAAATCCTTCTCCCGGTCACTGTGTTTGTGCTGAGCGATGAGGAGTTCCTCCAGGCCGAGGAGCGGGCTGCGCTGGTTCCAGAGCTGAGGGAGGAgaagcaggaggctgctgggagctgctgcttgtcTGAAGGCGGCCTGAGGCCCTCAGGCGATAGTGAGGGTTTACATATTTGGGAGGAGCACAGTGGGACCGCAAATCAGAACGGCAGTATGGAGGACTCTGAGGAAGAATGCATCCCTGAGAGCGTGCGTAACAATTCAAAGTTATCTATAAGCAGTGGGATAAGCAAGGATGCACAGAGTCACAGTTCTGCTTTGCTGACGTCGCCACGTCAAACAGAGCTGGCAAAGATGAGTGAAGTGAGTGGCAGGAAAGAATGTAATGATAACGATGCCATTCCAAAGgttcctctcctctctgctgctgacagTGAGGGTAGAGATGAGACCATGGACACCTCTGGTCAGTTGGTGTttccagcagcctgcagagatgAAGAACTTACCTGTGTTCTCGGTGTTCTTTCTGATGAAAGCCAAGAGAAGCAACCAGAAGTACACGAGGAGATGGGGAAGGCTCTTGAAGTGAAAG ATGCTGATTCTTTGAAGAATGCAAATAATGAGGCtaagagcaaaacaaataagGGAAGCAAATCTGAAGATGAAACTCCAAGTTCTGTTTTGCTGCCTGGTttgaaagaagaagaggaattGGATTCTGATCAGTTTATTCATAGATGTTCTATTTCAGAAGAATTGCAAAAAGATGTAAGGAAACGGGAGATAAACGATTCTCTTTTTGCAGTATCAGCTACTCCCGAAGAGCATATTTATAAGTCATTAACACCGATTTCTAAGAAAAGATGTCGACAGCAACGTATCATTTCTCCTCGTGCAGGCCCAAATAAGATTCAAGGCCAGCAAGATGATTTAACATGGCTAGGTAATAGCATGAACATCAAACCTCTCCCTAAAGCATCTCGTTCTACGAATAAGCATgataaaatcaattttaattgCAAATTTTGTAGTTCTGCCTATAAAAGCTCTGCGCTTCTAAAGAGACACATTTATTCGGctcataaaaataagaaaatgcatAAATGCAGCTTCTGTAAAAAAaccttcttcttttctgtcaACCTGAAGAACCACCTTAAGGTCCATAAGATGACTAAgatgcaaaaggaaagaaaaaatagaatgaaagcTAGAAGAGTTAggcaaagaactgaagaaagaaagtcggaaagaaagaaaaaagaaagtaaatatgAGAAATACTTCATCAAAATTGAAAGAGATTTTACATCTCTGGGTGTTCCCgttattttttcctgcagacTTTGCTTTTTTGATTCATCAAATCCTAGGATTTTTATTCATCACATGAAGGCACATAAGGAGAGACCACCTTATCAGTGTCCTCAGTGTGATTACTCCAGTCCTAGCTTATCTTACATGTTAAATCACATGTACTGGCATGCTGGGTATAAGCTGTACAAGTGCAGGTTCTGCACCTTTTTTTCGCTGTATTTTGCCAGCATGGTTAGGCATAGCTACATGCATGCAGGGCCTAAACCATATTCCTGTGAGCTCTGCCAATCAGCATTTACGAGCATCAGGGGGTTAAAGAGACACAGAAGATCACACATGAGTGAAGAAACATGCAAACTCAACttaggaaatggaagaaagagaacTCAGAGACCTTCAAAGAATTACACATGTGATGAATGTAACGTACTGTTTCACAATAGAGGTCATCTCAATTTTCATAAGAAATGTCATGAACAGCTTAAGGTGAGTCCTAATGGTTATATGAATCAGAGCAATGATTATCTTAAAAGCAAAAGGTGCAAAATTGAAAGTGATTCCAAGGGCTGTGTTCCTGTACCTCTTTCTAACAAAGATGATAGTCTCACTGGGGGAGTATGTAAAACTCTAGCTTCAGAAATAGACTTTGTGCGGGCAGGTGATGTGCAGGACAGTAAGAAAATGTGTCCTGGAAGGGCACTTAACAAAAACAGCCATGTGAGGAACATTGCACCTATTTCTGGGAGTAGATCAGAAGTTTTGGATTCATACAAAGTGGACACTATAGTTTACAAAGAAGATACTCTCCAGAGCCCTGAAACCTCTCATTCGCAAATTCAAGACACTAAAAACAATGCTGCATATTATAAGTCCAAGGATATGTGGCCTTCCAGTTTGTCTGTGTTCAAACTGTACAAGTGTAAACACTGTGATTATGCTACCGCTGTTCATAGCAGCTTTAAGCAGCACCTTAAAATACATGCTGATAAAGGACCATTTGTGTGTCGGGAATGCAATAAGACTTTTAAAACTTCAAACCGTTTGCAGAGACACAGGCTGCTTCATGTAGAGGATCAGTATCAATTCAGCCATTACTTCTATGCAGATAGCCATCTGGAGAATCTTGGGTTGCATCATGAAATGAAGGTAGGCACGTGTCCAGAAAGGGATTTTGGTTCCTCACAGGGTTTCAGTGGAGTCTGTTCAATGTTTGCTTCAGAAGTGTATGGAGAACAGACAGATACCAAGAGGGATAAAGATGATTTGCTAGCACAGAGTCAGCCACGATTCTATCAGTGTGCAGAGTGTGAGTACTCTACTTACATTTTAAGCAACCTCAAACTACATGTAAGGACTCACACAGGTGAGAAACCTTACAGCTGCAGTGTTTGCCAAAAGGAGTTTCGTACCTCCAGTCACTTGAAACGGCACCAAGTCCTGCATTGCAATACGGAGCATCTCAAGTGTAGGAAGTGTGACTATTCAACAAACAAATGGCTGTCCTTAAAACAGCATCTGGCTTCACATGCAGTGAACGAAAGCTCATTTACTGGCTCTGTCTATGAACAAAAGCCACTAACTGTCAAAACATACACGTGTGAAGAGTGTGGCTATACCACAGTTCACAATGGGAACTTCAAGCAGCACCTGAGAATTCACACAGGGGAGAAGCCATTCAAGTGTGGGCAGTGTGGTGTTGCTTTCCGCACATCCAGCCACCTGAAGCGCCACTTGCTGACTCATGTGAAGTTTCACTGCAGAAGGTGTGATTTTTCTGCAGTAGATAAATGTGCTTTCCAAAAGCACGTAAAAAtgcataaaaggaaaaagagcgGAAGTGCAGCAAGCGTAATGTGA
- the LOC422051 gene encoding zinc finger protein 16 isoform X2, whose product MAVSVEQAMLEGEVNESEVFEILLPVTVFVLSDEEFLQAEERAALVPELREEKQEAAGSCCLSEGGLRPSGDSEGLHIWEEHSGTANQNGSMEDSEEECIPESVRNNSKLSISSGISKDAQSHSSALLTSPRQTELAKMSEVSGRKECNDNDAIPKVPLLSAADSEGRDETMDTSGQLVFPAACRDEELTCVLGVLSDESQEKQPEVHEEMGKALEVKDADSLKNANNEAKSKTNKGSKSEDETPSSVLLPGLKEEEELDSDQFIHRCSISEELQKDVRKREINDSLFAVSATPEEHIYKSLTPISKKRCRQQRIISPRAGPNKIQGQQDDLTWLGNSMNIKPLPKASRSTNKHDKINFNCKFCSSAYKSSALLKRHIYSAHKNKKMHKCSFCKKTFFFSVNLKNHLKVHKMTKMQKERKNRMKARRVRQRTEERKSERKKKESKYEKYFIKIERDFTSLGVPVIFSCRLCFFDSSNPRIFIHHMKAHKERPPYQCPQCDYSSPSLSYMLNHMYWHAGYKLYKCRFCTFFSLYFASMVRHSYMHAGPKPYSCELCQSAFTSIRGLKRHRRSHMSEETCKLNLGNGRKRTQRPSKNYTCDECNVLFHNRGHLNFHKKCHEQLKVLL is encoded by the exons ATGGCGGTGTCGGTGGAGCAGGCGATGTTGGAGGGGGAGGTTAACG AGTCGGAGGTCTTCGAAATCCTTCTCCCGGTCACTGTGTTTGTGCTGAGCGATGAGGAGTTCCTCCAGGCCGAGGAGCGGGCTGCGCTGGTTCCAGAGCTGAGGGAGGAgaagcaggaggctgctgggagctgctgcttgtcTGAAGGCGGCCTGAGGCCCTCAGGCGATAGTGAGGGTTTACATATTTGGGAGGAGCACAGTGGGACCGCAAATCAGAACGGCAGTATGGAGGACTCTGAGGAAGAATGCATCCCTGAGAGCGTGCGTAACAATTCAAAGTTATCTATAAGCAGTGGGATAAGCAAGGATGCACAGAGTCACAGTTCTGCTTTGCTGACGTCGCCACGTCAAACAGAGCTGGCAAAGATGAGTGAAGTGAGTGGCAGGAAAGAATGTAATGATAACGATGCCATTCCAAAGgttcctctcctctctgctgctgacagTGAGGGTAGAGATGAGACCATGGACACCTCTGGTCAGTTGGTGTttccagcagcctgcagagatgAAGAACTTACCTGTGTTCTCGGTGTTCTTTCTGATGAAAGCCAAGAGAAGCAACCAGAAGTACACGAGGAGATGGGGAAGGCTCTTGAAGTGAAAG ATGCTGATTCTTTGAAGAATGCAAATAATGAGGCtaagagcaaaacaaataagGGAAGCAAATCTGAAGATGAAACTCCAAGTTCTGTTTTGCTGCCTGGTttgaaagaagaagaggaattGGATTCTGATCAGTTTATTCATAGATGTTCTATTTCAGAAGAATTGCAAAAAGATGTAAGGAAACGGGAGATAAACGATTCTCTTTTTGCAGTATCAGCTACTCCCGAAGAGCATATTTATAAGTCATTAACACCGATTTCTAAGAAAAGATGTCGACAGCAACGTATCATTTCTCCTCGTGCAGGCCCAAATAAGATTCAAGGCCAGCAAGATGATTTAACATGGCTAGGTAATAGCATGAACATCAAACCTCTCCCTAAAGCATCTCGTTCTACGAATAAGCATgataaaatcaattttaattgCAAATTTTGTAGTTCTGCCTATAAAAGCTCTGCGCTTCTAAAGAGACACATTTATTCGGctcataaaaataagaaaatgcatAAATGCAGCTTCTGTAAAAAAaccttcttcttttctgtcaACCTGAAGAACCACCTTAAGGTCCATAAGATGACTAAgatgcaaaaggaaagaaaaaatagaatgaaagcTAGAAGAGTTAggcaaagaactgaagaaagaaagtcggaaagaaagaaaaaagaaagtaaatatgAGAAATACTTCATCAAAATTGAAAGAGATTTTACATCTCTGGGTGTTCCCgttattttttcctgcagacTTTGCTTTTTTGATTCATCAAATCCTAGGATTTTTATTCATCACATGAAGGCACATAAGGAGAGACCACCTTATCAGTGTCCTCAGTGTGATTACTCCAGTCCTAGCTTATCTTACATGTTAAATCACATGTACTGGCATGCTGGGTATAAGCTGTACAAGTGCAGGTTCTGCACCTTTTTTTCGCTGTATTTTGCCAGCATGGTTAGGCATAGCTACATGCATGCAGGGCCTAAACCATATTCCTGTGAGCTCTGCCAATCAGCATTTACGAGCATCAGGGGGTTAAAGAGACACAGAAGATCACACATGAGTGAAGAAACATGCAAACTCAACttaggaaatggaagaaagagaacTCAGAGACCTTCAAAGAATTACACATGTGATGAATGTAACGTACTGTTTCACAATAGAGGTCATCTCAATTTTCATAAGAAATGTCATGAACAGCTTAAG GTTCTGCTGTGA